Proteins encoded together in one bacterium window:
- a CDS encoding ATP-binding protein, protein MTEELEQLLKSLHLKKIREIGDEEIRRAEKQQITYHEFLLRLMRPQWHAKQEQALAWRIKRACLPELWTLESFPYKKQPGVNRRVIRTLAELDFIAKAENIVFIGPTGVGKTGLASGLLLKALQNGYRGQFLRAQDLFDDMYASLADHSSRKLINRLARLDLLVIDEMGYLNLKPEQSNIFFKLMEERYNRRATLITTNLDYDEWHHFLGRQPMVEALLSRLRHHCHTLKIDGPSLREPQG, encoded by the coding sequence ATGACTGAAGAGCTCGAACAACTCCTCAAAAGCCTCCATCTGAAGAAGATCCGCGAGATCGGCGACGAGGAGATCCGGCGCGCCGAGAAGCAGCAGATCACCTACCACGAATTCCTCCTGCGCCTGATGCGACCCCAGTGGCATGCCAAACAGGAGCAGGCTCTCGCGTGGCGCATCAAGCGCGCCTGTCTGCCCGAGCTCTGGACCCTGGAGAGCTTTCCCTACAAGAAACAGCCCGGCGTCAACCGCCGCGTGATCCGCACCCTCGCCGAGCTCGATTTCATTGCCAAGGCCGAGAACATCGTCTTCATCGGTCCCACCGGCGTCGGCAAGACCGGACTCGCTTCGGGCCTGCTCTTGAAAGCCCTCCAGAACGGCTACCGCGGTCAATTCCTCCGCGCCCAGGATCTCTTCGACGACATGTACGCGTCGCTGGCCGACCACTCCTCTCGCAAGCTCATCAACCGCCTCGCACGACTCGATCTGCTGGTCATCGATGAGATGGGATATCTCAACCTCAAGCCCGAGCAGAGCAACATCTTCTTCAAGCTCATGGAGGAGCGGTACAACCGACGTGCCACCCTCATCACCACCAACCTCGACTACGACGAGTGGCATCACTTCCTTGGCCGGCAGCCCATGGTCGAGGCACTGCTGTCTCGGCTGCGCCATCACTGCCACACACTGAAAATTGACGGGCCGTCATTGCGGGAGCCTCAAGGATGA